The sequence below is a genomic window from Curtobacterium sp. MCPF17_002.
TTGCCCGCCACACCGTTCCGCCGGATCGAGACCGGCTGCCCGTCCATCGTCCAGGCGGTCGTCGCCGGGGTGCCGTCGGCGTCGACCGCACCGGTGAAGGGCAGGACCCACTCCTCGATGCCGACGAGGGGCTCCGGATCGAGCCGGTAGTAGCGGTGCTGGCCCTCTTCACGGCTGGTCACCAGGCCGATGTCGCGCAGCACGCGGAGGTGCTTCGACACGGTGGGCTGGCTGACGCCGAGCCGCTCGACGAGCTGGCCGACACTGAGCTCGCCGCCGGTGCTGTCCGACCCGTACGCGGACAGCAGTGCCCCGAGCAGTTCGCGCCTGGTGGGGTCCGCCACGACGCTGAAGATGTCGGCCATGGGGCAAGGCTAGCCGGGGCGTCACGGATGTACCATGACGAACCGTCCCGCCCATGTCCCCGGAGGCATACGATGCTCGACCGGCACGAGTCGCCGACCCGTTCGGCCAGCGCGACCCGCCGACGGCCATCCCGCTTCGGCACCGCCCTCCGCTCCTCGCCCTCGCGCCTGGCGATCGCGGTCTTCGTCGCGCTGATCTTCCTCTTCACGAGCCTCTTCATGACGCCGTGGGCCGCCGCGGACGGTCGGTCGACGCACTTCGCCGACGCCCTGTTCACCGCGGCCTCGGTCGTCTGCGTCACCGGTCTCGCCACCGTGGACATGGCGACGCACTGGTCCGTGTTCGGGAAGACCCTCGTGGTGATCGGCACGCAGATCGGCGCCGTCGGCGTCCTGACGTTCGCGTCGATCCTCGGGCTCTTCGTCACCCGGAAGCTCGGCCTCCGCGCGAAGCTCATGGCGGCCGGCGACTCGAACCCGCTGCGCACCCACCACGGCGCCGTCCCCGAGGGTCAGGCGGTCCGCCTCGGCGAGGTCGGCACCCTGCTCGCCACCGTCGCCGTCAGCACGCTCTCGATCGAGATCGTCCTCGGGCTGCTCCTGCTGCCGTCGGTGCTCATCGCGGGCATGCCGTTCTGGACCGCGGTCGGCGACTCGTTCTACTACGCGGCGATGGCGTTCACGAACACCGGCTTCGCGCCGAACGCCAGCGGACTCGCCCCGTTCGCCCACGACTACTGGTTCCTGTCCCTGCTCATGATCGGCGTCGTCGCTGGCTCCATCGGCTTCCCGGTGATCCGCGCCCTGACGAAGCAGCTCCGCACGCCCCGTCGCTGGCCGATCCACGTGAAGCTCACCCTGGCGACGAGCGCGGTCCTGCTCGTCGGCGGCGCGATCGTCTACATCGCCCTCGAGGCATCGAACCCGACGACCTTCGGCGAGGAGGGCGCGGGCCGCACGGCGTTCCAGGCGCTCTTCCTGTCCACGATGACCCGGTCCGGCGGCTTCTCGCTCGTCGACTTCGACCAGCTGAACGGCTCGAGCCTGCTCGTCACCGACATGCTCATGTTCATCGGTGGCGGTTCGGCCTCGACCGCCGGCGGAATCAAGGTCACGACACTCGCCGTGCTCTTCCTGGCGGCGGTCGCCGAGGCCCGCGGCCGCCAGAGCATGGAGGCCTTCGGCCGGCGGATCCCGAGCGACGTCCTCAGGGTCGCCGTCGCCGTCGTGCTGTGGGGAGCGACCATCGTCGCCGTCGCCACCGTCGTGCTGCTCCAGATCACCCACGAGTCGCTCGACCGCGTGCTCTTCGAGGTGATCTCGGCGTTCGCCACGTGCGGCCTGTCCTCCGGCGTGTCCGCTGACCTGCCCGAGTCGGGCAAGTACGTGCTGGCCGCGACGATGTTCCTGGGTCGTGTCGGTACAGTGACCATCGCCGCTGCCCTGGCCGCAAGCCAGAGCCGGCAGTTGTTCCGCCGTCCCGAGGAGAGGCCGATCGTTGGCTGACCGAACCCGTCCGCCGCACCCGCTCGGTGCCGTCAGCCACGACGCCCCGGTGCTCGTCATCGGGCTCGGCCGCTTCGGCGCCGCCACCGCCGGCCAGCTCGAGCGGCAGGACCGCGAGGTCCTCGTCGTCGACACCGACGAAGGACTCGTGCAGAAGTGGTCGGACCGGGTCACCCACGCGGTGCAGGCGGACGCCACCGACATCGACGCACTGCGGCAGATCGGCGCGCAGGACTTCCCGATCGCGGTCGTGGGCACCGGCAGTGACCTCGAGTCGAGCGTGCTCATCACCGCGAACCTCGTCGACCTCGGGATCCCGCAGATCTGGGCGAAGGCCATCAGCCGTTCGCACGGCACGATCCTGTCCCGCATCGGCGCGAACCACGTCGTGTACCCGGAACGCGAGGCCGGTGAGCGCACGGCGCACCTGGTGTCCGGCCGGATGCTCGACTTCATCGAGTTCGACGACGACTTCGCCGTCGTCAAGATGTTCCCGCCGGCATCGGTCCGCGGGAAGGACCTCGCGACGACCGTCATCCGCACGCGCTTCGGCCTGACGGTGCTCGGCATCAAGACACCGGGCAAGGCGTTCGTGCCGGCCACACCGGAGAGCATCATCGGGCAGAACGACGTGATCATCGTCTCCGGGACCGAGGGCGACCTGGAGCGGTTCGCGGCCCTGGAGTGACGACAGGACGGCCTGGAGGCGCGGTGCGGGCCGGCACCGTGCCTCCAGGCCGTCACCCGGTCACGTCGCGGACGCGACCCCGCCTCGCAGACCGCGCACGATGCGGTCCGGACTGCGGGACGCGCCGGAGGCCTACCCCTTCGACAGCTCGTCCGCCCGGGCGATGGCCGCACGGGAGGCGCGCTCGAAGGTGCCGGCGAGGTCGGCGTCCTGCAGCACGGCGACGGCGCGCTCCGTGGTGCCCTTCGGGCTCGTCACCGCCCGGCGGAGGTCCGACGGTTCCTTCCCCGAGGCGGCGAGCAGTTCGACCGCACCGCGGAGGGTGCCCTGGACCATCGCCTCGGCCTGCTCGTGCGTGAAGCCGAGCGACTCGGCAGCCTGCTGCCACTGCTCCACGACGAGGAACACGTACGCCGGGCCGGAGCCGGACACCGCCGACAGGGCGTCGAGCTGCGACTCGGGCACCTCGATGACCACACCCGACGCGGCGAACACCGACGAGGCGAGGGCCACGGCGTCCGGGTCCGCCGAGGCGCCGGCGCTGATGCCGGTCACACCGCGGCCGACACCGATCGGGGTGTTCGGCAGGGCGCGCACCACGCGGACGCCCGCGGGCACCTTCGCCTCCATGCTCGCGATCGTCGTGCCGACGGCCACGCTCACCACGACGGCCCCGGCCTCGAGGTCGGCGGAGACCTCGTCGAGCAGGTCTCCGATCACGTACGGCTTCACGCCGAGCACGACGAGCGCAGCACCCCGGACGGCCGTCCGGTTCGCGTCCGGGTCGGTGTCGGTCGCCGCGGCGTCGAGCCCGCGCTCCCGGTGCGCCGCGGCCGACGCCTCGGACTTCGTCGTCAGCGTGACCGTGGCGGGGTCGAGCCCGGCGGCCAGCAGCCCGTCGAGGACCGCGCCGGACATGGAGCCGACGCCGAGCAGGGCGGTGCGGGGCAGTTCGATCGTCATGCTCCCGACCCTATCCAGCACTCCCGCCTAGGATCGGATCGCACGTCAGGGAGAAGGGACACCCGTGAGCGCTTCCGGAGGCACGAGGGCCATCCTCGCCGCACTCGCCGCCAACGTCGGCATCGCGATCGTCAAGTTCATCGCCGCGGCGATCAGCGGGTCCGCGTCGATGCTCGCGGAGGGCGTGCACTCGCTCGCGGACTCGGCGAACCAGCTCCTCCTGCTGCTCGGCGGGCGACGCGCACGGCGGGCGGCCGACGAGGAGCACCCGTTCGGCTACGGCCGGGAACGCTACGTCTACGCCTTCGTCGTCTCGATCATCCTGTTCTCCGTCGGCGGCGTGTTCTCGCTGTACGAGGGCATCGAGAAGCTCACCCACCCACACCCGCTGGAGAACTGGTGGCTGCCGCTCGTGGTGCTCGTCATCGCGATCGGGCTCGAGGGCTTCTCGCTCCGCACCGCGCTCCGAGAAGCCCGCCCGCAGAAGGGCGGGCAGAGCTGGGTCCAGTTCGTCCGCCGGGCGAAGGCCCCCGAGCTCCCCGTCGTCATGCTCGAGGACACCGCGGCGCTCCTCGGTCTCGTGTTCGCCCTGTTCGGCGTGGGCCTCACCGCGATCACCGGCAACGGCGTGTTCGACGCGATCGGCACGATCCTCATCGCCGCGCTCCTCATCGCCGTCGCGGTGGTGCTCGGCATCGAGACGAAGAGCCTCCTGGTGGGCGAGGGAGCGACCGCTGCGGACGTCGAGCGCATCAAGCACGCGCTGCTGGACGGCCCCGAGGTCGACTCGATCATCCACATCAAGACCCTGTACCTCGGGCCCGACGAGCTCATGGTCGGCGTGAAGGTCGCGGTCGACGGCGACCGGCGACTCGGCGACGTCGCGGCGGGCATCGACACCGTCGAGCAGCGGATCCGGTCGGCCGTGCCGATCGCGCGGGTCATCTACGTGGAGCCGGACGTGCTCCGCACCGGTCCGCGTCCGCCGACCGAGGCCATCGTCATCCGCGCTGCCGACTGACGGATCGGCGTCGCGCGCGGGAGGCCGAGCGAGACGTGCGGCGGTGACGCTCGGCGGTGCCGTGCGGCGGCGACGTGCGGCGGTGACGCTCAGCGTCGCGACGCGAAGAACGCGTCGAGGAGCGCTGCGCACTCCCCCTCGAGCACGCCGCCGACGACCTCGGACCGGTGCGGCAGGCGACGGTCCCTCGCGATGTCGTAGACGCTGCCGCTCGCGCCGGCCTTCGGGTCCCAGGCGCCGAAGACGATGCGCGGCACGCGGGCGGCCATGATCGCCCCGGCACACATCGGGCAGGGTTCGAGGGTCACGACGAGCGTGTGCTCCGCCAGGTGCCAGTCACCGGTGACCGCGGCCGCGGCCCGGAGCGCGAGCACCTCGGCGTGCGCCGTGGGGTCCTGCAGCGCCTCGCGCTCGTTCCGGCCGACGGCCACGACGACGCCGTCCCGGTCGAGCACGACGGCCCCCACCGGGACGTCCCCGGTCGCGAGACACGCGCGCGCCTCGTCGAGGGCGCGCTCCATCGCGGGGACGAAGGGTCGGGCTGCGGGCTCCTCCACGGGACCTCCTGGCGGTCGGCGGCACGGTAGGGTCGACCCTATGCGAGTCCACGTCGCCGACCACCCGCTCATCACCCACAAGCTCTCGGTGCTCCGCGACCGTACGACGCCCTCCCCCACGTTCCGTGCCCTCACCGAGGAACTCGTGACGCTGCTGGCGTACGAGGCGACCCGGAACGTGCGCGTCACCGCGACCCCCATCGACACCCCGGTGGCCCACACCATGGGCGTCTCGATCGCCAAGCCGCGCCCGCTCGTCGTGCCGATCCTGCGTGCCGGCCTCGGCATGCTCGAGGGCATGGTCAAGCTCGTCCCCACGGCCGAGGTCGGTTTCCTCGGCATGGCGCGCAACGAGGAGACCCTCGAGCCGCAGACCTACGCCGAGCGCCTGCCCGACGACCTGTCCGGCCGGCAGTGCTTCGTGCTCGACCCGATGCTCGCGACCGGTGGCACCCTCGCCGCGGCGATCGACTTCCTCTTCGCCCGTGGTGCGGAGGAGATCACCTGCGTGTGCATCCTCGGCGCACCCGAGGGCCTCGCAGCCGTCGAGGCCGCGGTCGGTGACCGCAACGTGTCGATCGTCCTCGGGGCGCTCGACGAGAAGCTCGACGAGAACGGCTACATCGTGCCGGGTCTCGGTGACGCCGGTGACCGCCTGTACGGGCTCGCCGAGTAGTCCCCACCGGCGCTCCGGCGCTGTTTCCGGACGACCGTCCGAGCGGACGGTTGACACGGGGTTGGTATACCGCTGATACTCGACCCATGACTGCAACCGTGTCCGCTCGCGTCCTCTCCGAGGCGTGCTCCTTCGCAGGGGCAGCGGGGACCGTCGGCATGATGATGCCGGCCATGGCCGTCATGCGTTGTCGAATGTGTGCCTGATCGGCACCCGTTCCAGCCGGATCACCCGCGACACCACCCCCGTCGCGCGATCGTGATCCCCGGGTGACGACCACGTCGACGACGCGCACCACGTCACGAGGTCTGTCTCCCGTACCCCCGGGTCAGCCCCGGTCCGCAGCAGGACCGCAGGGCACCACGGCACTCGCCGTACCCGGGCCGACGCATTCGAC
It includes:
- a CDS encoding metalloregulator ArsR/SmtB family transcription factor translates to MADIFSVVADPTRRELLGALLSAYGSDSTGGELSVGQLVERLGVSQPTVSKHLRVLRDIGLVTSREEGQHRYYRLDPEPLVGIEEWVLPFTGAVDADGTPATTAWTMDGQPVSIRRNGVAGKATVEVGTELGRVMAEASHRATAALSGAQQGWERVVESSRKRFTRRGDED
- a CDS encoding potassium transporter TrkG — protein: MLDRHESPTRSASATRRRPSRFGTALRSSPSRLAIAVFVALIFLFTSLFMTPWAAADGRSTHFADALFTAASVVCVTGLATVDMATHWSVFGKTLVVIGTQIGAVGVLTFASILGLFVTRKLGLRAKLMAAGDSNPLRTHHGAVPEGQAVRLGEVGTLLATVAVSTLSIEIVLGLLLLPSVLIAGMPFWTAVGDSFYYAAMAFTNTGFAPNASGLAPFAHDYWFLSLLMIGVVAGSIGFPVIRALTKQLRTPRRWPIHVKLTLATSAVLLVGGAIVYIALEASNPTTFGEEGAGRTAFQALFLSTMTRSGGFSLVDFDQLNGSSLLVTDMLMFIGGGSASTAGGIKVTTLAVLFLAAVAEARGRQSMEAFGRRIPSDVLRVAVAVVLWGATIVAVATVVLLQITHESLDRVLFEVISAFATCGLSSGVSADLPESGKYVLAATMFLGRVGTVTIAAALAASQSRQLFRRPEERPIVG
- a CDS encoding TrkA family potassium uptake protein — translated: MADRTRPPHPLGAVSHDAPVLVIGLGRFGAATAGQLERQDREVLVVDTDEGLVQKWSDRVTHAVQADATDIDALRQIGAQDFPIAVVGTGSDLESSVLITANLVDLGIPQIWAKAISRSHGTILSRIGANHVVYPEREAGERTAHLVSGRMLDFIEFDDDFAVVKMFPPASVRGKDLATTVIRTRFGLTVLGIKTPGKAFVPATPESIIGQNDVIIVSGTEGDLERFAALE
- the proC gene encoding pyrroline-5-carboxylate reductase; its protein translation is MTIELPRTALLGVGSMSGAVLDGLLAAGLDPATVTLTTKSEASAAAHRERGLDAAATDTDPDANRTAVRGAALVVLGVKPYVIGDLLDEVSADLEAGAVVVSVAVGTTIASMEAKVPAGVRVVRALPNTPIGVGRGVTGISAGASADPDAVALASSVFAASGVVIEVPESQLDALSAVSGSGPAYVFLVVEQWQQAAESLGFTHEQAEAMVQGTLRGAVELLAASGKEPSDLRRAVTSPKGTTERAVAVLQDADLAGTFERASRAAIARADELSKG
- a CDS encoding cation diffusion facilitator family transporter — its product is MSASGGTRAILAALAANVGIAIVKFIAAAISGSASMLAEGVHSLADSANQLLLLLGGRRARRAADEEHPFGYGRERYVYAFVVSIILFSVGGVFSLYEGIEKLTHPHPLENWWLPLVVLVIAIGLEGFSLRTALREARPQKGGQSWVQFVRRAKAPELPVVMLEDTAALLGLVFALFGVGLTAITGNGVFDAIGTILIAALLIAVAVVLGIETKSLLVGEGATAADVERIKHALLDGPEVDSIIHIKTLYLGPDELMVGVKVAVDGDRRLGDVAAGIDTVEQRIRSAVPIARVIYVEPDVLRTGPRPPTEAIVIRAAD
- a CDS encoding nucleoside deaminase, translated to MERALDEARACLATGDVPVGAVVLDRDGVVVAVGRNEREALQDPTAHAEVLALRAAAAVTGDWHLAEHTLVVTLEPCPMCAGAIMAARVPRIVFGAWDPKAGASGSVYDIARDRRLPHRSEVVGGVLEGECAALLDAFFASRR
- the upp gene encoding uracil phosphoribosyltransferase produces the protein MRVHVADHPLITHKLSVLRDRTTPSPTFRALTEELVTLLAYEATRNVRVTATPIDTPVAHTMGVSIAKPRPLVVPILRAGLGMLEGMVKLVPTAEVGFLGMARNEETLEPQTYAERLPDDLSGRQCFVLDPMLATGGTLAAAIDFLFARGAEEITCVCILGAPEGLAAVEAAVGDRNVSIVLGALDEKLDENGYIVPGLGDAGDRLYGLAE